One region of Paenibacillus polymyxa M1 genomic DNA includes:
- a CDS encoding histidine phosphatase family protein translates to MRLYIIRHADPDYPNNTITPEGHLEAKALAKRLSSHGLDRIYVSPLGRALDTMRYTADSLGMTYEVEDWTQELALKLEDTPYGRLSHWDLPGEVIRSGSPLPTHDSWKDISYYQGTQSPETFERLKVHSDEFLKRQGFERVEGRYRILKHTEDRVAVFCHGGFGLTWLAHLLELPLALVWSGFWMPPSSVTTILFDERSKEWAVPRCIGFGDVSHLYAEGLPVRPRGIITNFN, encoded by the coding sequence ATGAGATTGTATATTATCCGACATGCAGACCCCGATTATCCTAACAACACCATCACGCCAGAGGGTCATTTGGAAGCCAAGGCATTGGCCAAACGGCTGTCCAGTCACGGACTGGACCGTATTTACGTCTCTCCTTTGGGACGGGCCTTGGATACGATGCGGTACACCGCCGACTCTCTCGGTATGACTTATGAAGTGGAGGACTGGACGCAGGAGCTGGCTCTAAAGCTGGAGGATACTCCATACGGTCGTCTTTCCCATTGGGATTTGCCTGGTGAAGTGATTCGTTCCGGGTCGCCTCTGCCGACTCATGATTCTTGGAAGGACATTTCCTATTATCAAGGGACGCAAAGTCCTGAAACCTTCGAGCGACTGAAAGTTCATTCTGATGAATTTTTGAAGCGGCAAGGCTTTGAGCGGGTCGAGGGCAGGTACCGAATTCTGAAGCACACGGAAGACAGGGTAGCCGTATTTTGTCATGGCGGCTTCGGGCTAACCTGGCTTGCACATCTGTTGGAACTACCGTTGGCTTTGGTCTGGTCCGGTTTTTGGATGCCGCCTAGCTCCGTAACCACCATCTTGTTTGATGAACGCTCCAAGGAATGGGCAGTTCCCCGTTGCATTGGCTTCGGTGATGTCTCCCATCTGTACGCAGAAGGTTTGCCAGTCAGACCTCGGGGTATTATCACCAACTTCAATTAA
- the mscL gene encoding large conductance mechanosensitive channel protein MscL, with protein MSGKGFIKEFKEFAVRGNVIDLAVGVIIGGAFGKIVTSVVNDIIMPPIGKLLGGMNFPDLYVALQAADPLNADGTRKTLAQAKEAGIAVLAYGQFINVLLDFLIVAFCVFMLVKGINMLKRKEEEKPPQEKTIKECPHCLSEIPIAATRCAHCTSKLEGFVEAR; from the coding sequence ATGAGTGGAAAAGGTTTTATTAAAGAATTTAAAGAATTCGCTGTACGGGGTAACGTGATTGACCTCGCAGTCGGTGTTATCATTGGTGGAGCGTTTGGCAAGATTGTTACTTCTGTGGTAAACGATATTATTATGCCTCCGATTGGTAAACTTCTGGGCGGTATGAATTTTCCAGACTTATATGTAGCTTTACAAGCTGCCGACCCTCTAAATGCTGACGGTACACGCAAGACTTTGGCACAAGCCAAGGAAGCAGGGATTGCGGTCCTTGCCTATGGTCAGTTTATTAATGTCCTGCTAGATTTCCTCATCGTGGCCTTCTGTGTGTTCATGCTGGTCAAAGGGATTAACATGCTGAAGCGCAAAGAGGAAGAAAAACCTCCTCAGGAAAAAACAATTAAGGAATGTCCACATTGCCTGTCCGAAATCCCTATAGCTGCTACCCGCTGTGCACATTGCACTTCCAAGCTAGAGGGATTCGTTGAAGCACGCTGA
- a CDS encoding carboxymuconolactone decarboxylase family protein, whose product MSLRFNHRAVSPSTFKAMMEMEKYISGRFTDKVLYELLKIRVSQINGCSYCLDMHAKDLLKLGDYADHILQLALWREVPLFSEKERAMLELAEAVTHISEQGVPTDLYNRVREHFTEEEYVDLITAINVINSWNRIAIATGMYPGSL is encoded by the coding sequence GTGAGTTTAAGATTTAACCACAGAGCAGTGAGTCCTAGTACATTCAAGGCAATGATGGAGATGGAAAAATATATTTCCGGTCGTTTTACAGACAAAGTATTGTACGAACTGCTGAAAATTAGAGTATCCCAAATCAATGGCTGTTCCTATTGTCTTGATATGCATGCAAAGGATTTGCTAAAACTAGGGGATTATGCTGACCATATTTTGCAGCTTGCTTTATGGCGGGAGGTTCCTTTGTTCTCGGAAAAAGAACGTGCTATGCTTGAATTAGCTGAAGCGGTCACTCATATTTCAGAGCAAGGGGTACCCACAGACTTGTATAATCGGGTCAGAGAACATTTTACAGAGGAAGAGTATGTAGATTTGATTACCGCAATTAATGTGATCAACAGCTGGAACCGGATTGCCATCGCGACCGGGATGTATCCAGGCAGTCTTTAA
- a CDS encoding sigma-70 family RNA polymerase sigma factor yields the protein MTGKEQGIEQESVDVSLEELYQKYRKYSFAIAYRMLGTVTDAEDVVQDCFVELENKPLNDIQNPKAYVAKMTMNRCLNLLNSARKQRETYVGQWLPEPLGESADLPADWLERKDMISYAFLVLLEQLKPIERAVFVLREAFQYDYKEIAELLGKTESNCRQLFSRSRRILSSGESAPEAPISPNINNSSRVKLLERFTTAFLAYDVTAMLELLAEQPIFVSDGGGNVHTVMRPMVVRKGVLALLTSRRVLTVLRERDVVYTVINGEVQLAFLKDGEVRETLCLILTPDGEHIQNFYLMVNPDKLGHIHI from the coding sequence TTGACTGGCAAAGAACAAGGGATTGAACAAGAATCGGTGGATGTAAGCCTGGAAGAGCTGTATCAGAAATATCGCAAATATTCTTTTGCCATTGCTTATCGCATGCTTGGAACGGTTACGGATGCCGAGGATGTCGTTCAAGACTGCTTTGTCGAGCTGGAGAATAAGCCCCTGAATGACATACAGAACCCCAAAGCCTATGTAGCCAAAATGACGATGAATCGGTGTCTGAATCTACTGAATTCTGCGCGTAAGCAAAGAGAGACATATGTAGGACAGTGGCTGCCTGAGCCGCTGGGTGAGAGCGCAGACCTCCCTGCCGATTGGCTGGAACGTAAAGATATGATATCTTACGCATTTCTGGTTCTGCTGGAGCAGCTAAAACCGATAGAGCGAGCTGTTTTTGTGCTGAGAGAAGCTTTTCAATATGATTATAAAGAAATTGCAGAATTACTGGGCAAGACCGAGAGCAACTGTCGGCAGTTGTTCAGTCGTTCCCGTCGTATTTTATCTTCCGGAGAATCTGCTCCTGAAGCTCCAATCAGTCCTAATATAAATAACTCTTCCCGGGTAAAACTGCTGGAGCGTTTTACAACCGCTTTTCTCGCCTACGATGTGACTGCTATGCTGGAACTACTGGCTGAACAACCTATATTCGTGTCAGATGGTGGAGGTAATGTGCATACAGTGATGAGGCCGATGGTTGTACGCAAAGGCGTTCTCGCCCTGTTGACCTCTCGTCGGGTATTAACCGTTTTACGAGAAAGAGATGTGGTCTACACCGTCATTAATGGTGAGGTTCAGCTGGCATTTCTGAAAGACGGTGAAGTGAGAGAAACCTTATGCCTCATACTGACACCTGACGGGGAGCATATTCAGAATTTTTATTTAATGGTTAATCCAGATAAGCTGGGACACATCCATATATGA
- a CDS encoding DUF4870 domain-containing protein has protein sequence MSVYKSSTGLDENIAAVLCYLFAFIGALAFVMLEKKSRFVLFHALQSILLFVALMIGHVLVGFIPILGPFLASLLTLASLALWIILLIRAGQGKWLKLPWIGDLALHQARQL, from the coding sequence ATGTCAGTCTATAAGTCTTCCACAGGATTGGATGAAAATATAGCAGCTGTCCTGTGCTATTTGTTCGCCTTTATTGGCGCGCTGGCCTTTGTCATGCTGGAAAAGAAAAGCCGATTCGTATTATTTCACGCACTGCAATCCATACTTCTTTTTGTAGCCCTCATGATCGGACATGTGCTGGTCGGATTCATTCCGATACTCGGTCCTTTCCTCGCTTCCCTGCTAACGCTGGCAAGCCTTGCCTTGTGGATTATCTTGTTAATTCGTGCGGGACAAGGAAAGTGGCTCAAGCTTCCCTGGATAGGCGATCTGGCTCTTCATCAAGCTCGGCAGTTATAA
- a CDS encoding MOSC domain-containing protein produces the protein MASIKILSLNVGMPKQIQFNQKDVSTGIFKSATDEYLYLSYLNFEGDGQGDLVHHGGKEKAVCVYPYEHYPFWENELRRPLDYGAFGENLTIKGLLESDVCIGDVFKLGKAIVQVSQPRQPCYKLSIKYGVPDMPLKVQQTGYTGFYFRVLEEGVASKADGLSLLHRHPKAITVSFANRIMHQEKDHIEGIKQILEVEELSVNWRNTFLKRLAGTETDSRERLSGNS, from the coding sequence ATGGCATCTATTAAAATCCTTTCACTTAATGTCGGCATGCCCAAGCAGATCCAGTTTAATCAGAAGGACGTTTCTACGGGGATATTCAAGTCGGCCACAGATGAATATTTGTATTTATCTTATCTAAACTTCGAAGGGGATGGGCAGGGCGATCTAGTTCATCACGGGGGTAAAGAGAAAGCTGTATGCGTCTATCCCTACGAGCACTATCCGTTCTGGGAAAATGAATTGCGGAGACCGCTCGATTACGGCGCGTTCGGGGAAAATTTAACGATAAAGGGTTTGCTAGAATCCGACGTTTGCATTGGAGACGTCTTTAAGCTTGGCAAAGCTATCGTTCAAGTTAGCCAGCCAAGACAGCCTTGCTACAAGTTGTCCATCAAGTACGGCGTACCGGACATGCCCTTGAAGGTACAGCAAACAGGCTACACGGGATTCTACTTCCGCGTTCTGGAAGAGGGAGTTGCCTCTAAAGCCGACGGACTATCCCTCCTTCATCGCCATCCGAAAGCAATTACGGTTTCATTTGCCAATCGAATTATGCATCAAGAGAAGGATCATATCGAGGGTATTAAACAAATTCTCGAAGTGGAAGAATTGTCCGTAAACTGGAGAAATACGTTTCTAAAACGTTTGGCGGGAACCGAAACGGATTCTCGGGAAAGACTTTCAGGCAATTCGTAA
- a CDS encoding MGDG synthase family glycosyltransferase, protein MEVSAPKILILYASYGEGHVQAARAIMDSLRRLGHCEVQLLDLMAESHPWLNGLTKFVYMQSFKTIPQLYGWVYNITRGMQAKSAFGHVLHSFGMRQLALTLKKELPDLVIHTFPQLALPALRRKMGMNLPIVNVVTDFDLHGRWLHPDIDRYYVATEDLQQEAAQRGIPIERIAATGIPIHASFYNLSVNEVPDQQQVIPPLQTETTTLLIMAGAYGVLSGILDICRHLSRLPQLRLLIVCGRNQQLKAELDALYADHPDIYTYGFVGYVPALMRASNLVITKPGGITLSESIASGLPILVFKPVPGQELNNALYLQQKGAARIARTTEELIQHCLDLISTPSLAKEMKQAIELLRKPHPADQIAEDILLQLVDKRTSVRTN, encoded by the coding sequence ATGGAAGTCTCAGCACCAAAAATTCTAATATTATACGCCAGCTACGGGGAAGGCCATGTGCAGGCCGCCCGGGCAATCATGGATAGTCTGCGAAGACTCGGACACTGCGAGGTACAACTACTCGACCTGATGGCTGAATCACATCCATGGTTGAATGGGCTAACCAAATTTGTATATATGCAAAGCTTCAAAACCATTCCACAGCTTTACGGCTGGGTCTATAACATCACGCGCGGTATGCAAGCTAAATCGGCCTTTGGCCATGTGTTGCATTCATTCGGAATGCGTCAACTTGCTCTCACACTGAAAAAGGAGTTGCCGGATCTCGTAATCCATACGTTCCCGCAGCTCGCTCTCCCGGCGTTACGCCGCAAAATGGGAATGAATTTGCCTATTGTCAACGTGGTTACAGACTTTGACCTGCATGGGCGCTGGCTGCATCCCGATATTGATCGCTACTATGTAGCCACTGAGGATCTTCAGCAGGAAGCCGCACAGCGAGGAATACCTATCGAACGTATTGCCGCGACCGGGATTCCGATTCACGCTTCTTTTTATAACCTATCTGTCAACGAAGTCCCTGATCAGCAACAGGTAATCCCACCGTTACAAACTGAGACGACCACGTTGCTCATTATGGCAGGTGCATATGGTGTGTTATCCGGCATACTGGATATCTGTCGTCATTTAAGCCGACTTCCGCAGCTACGACTGCTGATCGTCTGCGGACGCAACCAGCAGCTAAAAGCAGAATTGGATGCGCTGTATGCGGACCACCCCGACATCTACACCTACGGATTCGTGGGCTACGTCCCGGCACTTATGCGAGCAAGCAATCTGGTGATTACAAAGCCCGGTGGTATCACACTCTCGGAAAGCATCGCATCGGGTTTACCTATCCTGGTGTTCAAACCCGTACCCGGGCAGGAACTAAATAATGCTCTGTATCTGCAGCAAAAAGGAGCTGCCCGCATTGCTCGCACAACAGAGGAACTGATTCAACATTGTCTGGATCTGATCTCCACCCCCTCTCTTGCTAAGGAAATGAAGCAGGCGATTGAGTTACTTCGCAAACCTCATCCCGCAGACCAAATTGCCGAGGATATTTTACTGCAGCTTGTGGATAAAAGAACCTCTGTCCGGACAAATTAA